AAGACAGGTTCTCCTGTTCAGGAACGTTGGTCTCGGTCACAACGACACCACCGTCGCCACAAGCATGGGACATCAAATGGCGCAGCACTTCCACCAGCTGATGCGCCTCAGGACGGTGAATGCAGTCGGTGTGCGGCTCTTTCCAGACGAAACCCACGGCATCGAGTCGAATCCAGCGCACGCCATGGGACAGCTTCTGTTTCAGCAGGCGCACGAATCCGAGCAGCACCTCTGGATGCCGCCAGTTCACATCCACCTGATCGGGACCAAACGTGGTCCACACCTGACGCTGGCCGGAAGGGCCCTGCAAGCGGGTGAACAATGCGGAACTGCGGGGGCGCACGACTGAATCCCAGCAGGGATCCGGCTCTGCCTCCAGAACACAGAACCGACCGGGTGCCTCGTCGCGCAGAAACTGACGCACCCACGGGTGAGACGCCGACACATGATTGAGCACCAGATCGGCCATCAAACGTCGGCCTTCAGCCAAGGCCGCAAGATCACTCCACTCGCCATGACGGGACGCCAGACGTTCATGACTGGCAACGGCGAACCCGCCGTCGCTGGTGGATTCCAGAAACGGCAGAACGTGGATCACCGGCGCAAACAGGCGCAAATGGCGGTTCACAAACGTGCTCAACCCTTGCAACCCAGGCTTTTGCTCGCCGAGGACGGCATCGGCGTAGGTGATCAGCACGACGTCATCGCCAGACCACGGCTCAACGTCGACAGATCTGTCGGCATGAACAGCAGCGTGACCGAGAATTTGCAGCAATTGCGACGACAACTCTTCGAGATCACCGGAAGAATTACCCGGGTAGAGATTTCCCAGCAGAGCTCGCAGCGTTTCATCACGCGGAGACTGCATCACGCTTCCACTGAACACGTGTCAGATATGGAGCAGGACTCTCTCCTCTGTTGTCGCATTGGACACCGCATGGATTTTCAGCAGAGTCTGATCACCACGGTTCATGACTACAGCCTTGGCAATCTCGATGCCATTGCCTTCAACAAAGAGCTCAAGCAGCGACCAACGGCTCTGCTGATTCCGTGCCTGATGGAGGAATTCAGTCGTCCGGCCCTGACGCTGATCCGCGACACCCTGGCGTCGCTCACCGAGCTGACATCCCTGGTGATCGCACTCTCGGCCGACAGTGCTGAGGATGTCGCGGAGGCGGAGCGCTTCTTCGCCGACATGCCCTTCCCAGTGCGCGTGCACTGGACCAACGGCCCCGCCGTGGGCGAGGTGCTGTCGTCCATGGCAAGTCTTGGGCTTGACCTAACCGGCCCTCCCGGCAAGGGCTGGGCTGTATGGCAAGGCCTGGGCGTCGCCTGCCAGGACGCTGAGGTCATCGGCCTGTTCGACGCCGACATCCGCACCTTCGGATCGGGCTATCCCGAACGGATGCTGCGGCCGTTGCTGGACCCCTCCCACGGCATGGCCTACGTGAAGGCCTTTTACAGCCGCCTCTCCCTGGAAACCCAGGCACTTCAAGGACGTGCCACACGCTTGTTTGTGGGACCGCTGCTGGCCAGTCTCGAGCAGATCTTCGGCCCACTCCCCTACCTGCGCTACCTGCAGACCTTCCGTTATCCCCTCGCCGGGGAGTTCGCGTTCACCCGCGATCTGGCCATGAACCTGCGCATTCCCTCCGACTGGGGCCTGGAAATGGGACTGCTGTCTGAGGTGTACCGCCACGTGGCACCCAGCCGCATCACCCAAGTGGATCTGGGCCTGTTTGACCACAAACACAAAGGGCTCGGCCAGAAGCCCAATGAGGGCCTGCAACGCATGGCCAGCGAGATCTTCTGCACGGTGCTTCGCAGCCTCATGGAGCATGAGGGTTGCGTGGTCTCCATGGATCAGCTCCCGACCCTCGAAGTGCTCTACCGACGCGTCGGAGAAGATCGCGTGCGCCAGTTCGGTCTGGACTCCGCCATCAATCGACTCCCCTATGACCGCCATGGAGAGGAACTCGCTGTTCACCGATTCGCCGATCTGCTGCGACCTGGTCTCGCCTCCTTGATGGAATCCCCCATCGCCCATCAGCTACCGAGCTGGTCGCGCCTGAACAGCTGCAATCCTTCCTTCGCAGACGACCTGGCGCAGGCCGGACAAGCTGATCGTTCCACTTACAGCACCACTACGGTGCGTCGACCGCGCAGACCCAACTGCGAGACCATCAGTCCTCGTCCGGCGCGCCCCAGCCGACCCTCCGCGCCCACAGCCGCCTGAATCGCCATCATCCAAGTCGTCGATGCATGCAGCAATCGCTACACAAATCGAGCATTTGGTATCAACAGGGAAAATCAATTCCAATTCAATGCTGATTCGGTGACCAATCAGACATTGACCTTGCTGCGGGCTCGCAACATTGGGAACATTATTTTTGACTCCAATGCTTGAGTGCGTATATCGCAACGACACCAACCGGATGGTGATCGTGAAGCTGATCGGCGATCAACACTTCTATCGAGAAAAGGTGGTCATGCCAATGGAGGTGTTCTGGTTCGAAGCGCCGGAACAAGCGCGTCTTGAGATCTGGCAGATGTCGGCCCAGGGGCAGATGCTGCATGTGCGTGCTGATATCACCGACTACGTTCATGTGGAAGAGACGGCAGCAGCGAAGAGTGCCTGAACTGCACCGGCTAGGGCTGGCCTGACAGAAGACCTGCACAGACCGAGCAGACCCGGTGGGTCCAACTCGGCCTTGAACACAGCATGGTCCTCAGCTCAGACACTGAGAAACGCATCCACCACCGACTGACTGAGCTCACTGGTGGGGCCACTCGCAACGATTCCGCCCCGCTGCATGGCGTAATAACGATCGGCTTGTCGAACGAAATGAAGGTGTTGTTCCACCAACAGAACACCGATCCCCGTCTCAGCAATGATCCGCCGCACCGCCGCCTCGATGTCCTGGACAATGTTGGGCTGAATGCCCTCCGTGGGTTCATCCAGTAACAGCAGCTTTGGCTTGCCGAGCAGAGCGCGAGCGATGGCCAGTTGCTGCTGTTGACCGCCACTCAAGTCACCGCCCTTACGTGGGAGGAACTCCTGCAAGACAGGAAATAGCTCATACACGATGGGATCAATCCGGCGATTGCGACCCAGGCCACCGGGCAGCGCCTCCATCCCCAGCAGCAGGTTTTCCTCGACCGTGAGTTGAGGAATAATTTCACGGCCCTGAGGGACATAGCCCAAGCCGGCCCGGGCCCGTTGATGGGGAGCCGCACGATCCAGTCCCCTGCCATCGAAACTGATCTGTCCGCTGCGCGGAGACAACAGGCCGATCAAGGACTTCAACAGGGTGGTCTTGCCCACACCATTGCGTCCGATCAGGCAGACCATCTCGCCAGCCTTCACCGTGAGATCCACATCCCGAAGGATGTGACTCTCTCCATAAAAGGTGTTGAGGCCTCGGATCTCTAGAAGCGTCGTCATGCGTTGTCCTCCTCAGTGCTGCCGAGATACACATCAATCACGCGTTGATCGGCCTGAACCTGATCCATGGTTCCCTCACAGAGCACATGGCCCTGATGCAGGACCGTGACCGGACTCTCAAGGCGCCGGATGAATTCCATGTCGTGTTCGATCACCAGCACGGTGTGATCGCCGGCCAGAGACTTGAGCAGATCCGCGGTGAGGTCCGTCTCCTCATCCGTCAGGCCTGCAACCGGCTCATCCACCAGCAACAAGTCAGGGTCCTGACCGACAAGCATCGCAATCTCCAACCACTGCTTCTGTCCATGGGACAGGGAGCCGGCCTTCCAGTCGGCACGGGATTGCAGATTGACGATGCCCATCAAGTGATGAACACGGTCCCGCTGCTCAGCACTGAGGCCTCCGAACAACAAAGGCCAGGGTTGCTTGGGTCGACTCACCGCCAGGGCAAGGTTCTCCTGGACCGTGAGCTTTTCAAACACCCGCGGGCTCTGAAACTTGCGACCGATCCCCAAGCGTGCGATGCGGTGCTCGCTCGTGCCAAGCAGCGAGAGACCCTTGAACACCACGTCCCCTTGCGTTGGGGGCGTTTTGCCCGTGATCACATCCAAGAAGGTGGTCTTACCGGCTCCATTGGGTCCGATCACAGCCCGCAGCTCACCGGGCTGCAAGGAAAGATTGAGATCGCGAAGGGCCAAAAAGCCATCAAAGCTGACGGTGATCTGACGCAGTTCCAACAAGGCATGGCTCATGGCTGCACCTCCTCCTGACCTTCAAATTCGAGTTGCGGGTACGTCCCACTACGACGCACGATCCCAAGGCTGTTAAGGGACTGACCACGCCGCACCAGCGCGATGCCAAGACGATTCGTCACCGTGGAAGCAAAGCTTGTATCGATCAGCGCATTGCCCCAGGCAATCAATTGATTGCCCAATTGATTGAGCAAGGAACCCACACGGTTGAACGCATTGCCAGGCCCATCACCACGGAACCACCCGATCACACCTTCCGGCAGAACCGTCACCACCAGGATGAACAATCCACCCTGAACGAACAGCCAGCCCTGCGGATACACCTCACTCACCAGACTCTGGGCGTAGTTGATCACCACAGCACCGAGAATCGCGCCCACCAAGGTGCCGCGTCCGCCGACCGCCACCCAGATCACCATGTCAATCGACATCGGCACCTCCATGAACTGCGGGGAGGCGCTACCGGATTGAACGGTGTAGAGAGCTCCACCTATGCCCGCCAGGGCACCGGCCACACCAAACACGATCGTCTTGAAGAACGTGGGGTTGAAACCAGCAAAGCGCAGACGCGGTTCGTCATCACGGATGGCGATCAACACATCACCAAAGCGACCGCGCACCACCCAGCGGAGGAAGGCCCACACCCCAATCACCAACACGGCGGTGACCCAGAAGAACCACCGCTGCATCAATTCAGACCCGACGTACTGACCGAACAATTTGGTTGCCGGTGTCTGCAACCCGTTGGTGCCGTTGATCAGTTTCTGCTGGCCATTGAAGAAGTTGTAAAAGACGAGCAGAGCTGCCTGAGTCAGGATCGAGAAATAGACCCCCTTGATCCGGTTGCGGAACACCAGACCACCCAAAACGGCTGCGAGAAGTCCGGGGACCAGCCAGATGGCCACCAAGGTGAACCATGGCGAAGCGAAGGGGTGCCAGAAGAACGGCAACTCACTGACGCCGTAAAGACTGAAAAATTCGGGAATTCCATTGAGAAGATCGCCAGCGCTGCTGAGCTGCAGATACATGGCAGCCGCATAACCACCCAACGCGAAGAAAATTCCCTGACCAAGACTGAGCAGGCCCGTAAAGCCCCAGATCAGATCGATGCCGAGAGCCACGATCGCTAAAGCCAGAAAACGACCCAGCAGATTCAGCCTGAACTCCGACAGCACAGCAGGGGCCGCCACGATTGCGGCAATGATCACCACCCAAAGCAGAAGCTGACGCCAACGGCTCTGTTGAAGGAACTGGAACATCGGATCAGGCCTCCACCATGCGTCCCTTTTGCGGGAACATTCCCGCAGGACGGAACTGCAAGAACACCACGATCAGAGCGAAGATCATCACTTGGGCCATGCTGGTGGTGGCAAAGAAGGTCACCGCACCGGCCAGCGGGGTAGGCATGTCAGGCCAGAGCGTGAGCAGGCGGCCAGCCCCGATCAGATCGGTGAGCCAACCGATGGCGAAGGAGGCGAGCACCGTGCCGAACAGATTGCCGACACCGCCAAGCACCACAACCATGAAACAGCCCACGATGTAGGAGTTGCCGACATTGGGGCCCACGGACCCCAGCAGGGAAACAGCCACACCGGCCACACCGGCCAAGCCTGAGCCGATGCCGAAAGTCAAAACATCAACCGTGTCGGTCGCAATCCCCAAACAGTCACTCATGGATCGGTTCTGAGTCACGGCGCGAATGCGCATGCCCCAGGCACTGCGGTTGAGGAACCACGTGACGCCAACCACCGCCACCAGCGTGACCACAATGATCACCAAACGCGGCACCGGGACGGTCATACCAAGCAGGTCGATGCCGCCACGCATCCACTGCGGGGCAGTGACATCCACATTGCGGGAATCAGGCTTGGCCAGTCGGCTGATCCACGAGCCCAGGCCATTCGCCAACAGAACGCCGAACAGGGCTGCGACGCCCCAGCTCCCGGCACGAACCAGCCGTGAGCGCGGACCATTCAACCAACGATCCGGGAGAAATAACGGCAGACCGAAGCCCAGCACCAGCGCAAGAATCAAGCCCGACGCATTGGCCATCGGGACACTGCGCACGAACTGCTGAAGGATCAAACTCACACCCCAGGTCGCCAGCAATGTCTCCAAAGGATTGCCGTAAAGACGACGAATCACCGTGCGTTCCAACAACACACCAACGACGCCACTGACAACAAACGCGATCGGAATCGCCACCAGCACGTAGAGGTTGTAGACGGATGCCAACGCTGGCTGCTTGAAAATCATCTGCACCACGAAGGTGGTGTAGGCCCCCAGCATGATCAGCTCACCGTGGGCGAGGTTGATCACACCCATCAAGCCAAAAACAATCGCCAATCCAAGGGCGGCCATCAGCAGCACTGAGCCGATGGCCACTCCGTTGAACAGACTTTCAAAAAGCAATTGCACGACTGTCTGAAACGAAGCGTTCAGGAAAACAACAAAAGAGGAGCCCGAAAACGAGCTCCTCTGCGAAAAAAGATCAGGCTTTGATCAGAAGATCAGAGCTTGTACTTGCCGCCCTTGGAGGCATCGGTCCAGTCGCAGGCGAAGCCGGTGGAATCCGGGTGGATCTGGTTCCAGGCCTGGGGAGCGATGGGGCCATCGGTCTCCTCGAGAATGGCGAACTGACCATCCTTGGTGATCTGACCGATGCGCACGGTCTGAGACAGGTGGTGATTCGGCATCACAGTGACCTTGCCCTGAGGCGCATCAAATTCGATACCGACGAGAGCTTCACGCACCTTGTCGTTGTCGAAGCTGTTGGCCTTCTCAACAGCGGCTTTCCAGAGATAAACCATGTTGTAGGCAGACTCCTGAGGGTCAGCCACCTGACGGTCTTCGCCGTACTTGGCCTTGAAGTCAGCAGCGAACTTCTTGGAAGCAGGCGTGTCGATCGACATCATGTAGTTCCAAGCGCCGTAGTGGCCCTCGAGGAACTCAGGTCCAATCGTGCTGATCTCTTCTTCCGCGATGGAGTAGCTCATCACGTAGTAGCCATTGGCAGGCGTGAGGCCGGCGTCCTGAATCTGCTTGAAGAAAGCGACGTTCTGGTCACCGTTCAGGGTGTTGATGATCACACCGCCATCGGGCAGAGCCTTTTTGATCTTGGCGATGATCGGAGCCACCTCGGTGTTACCCAGGGGCAGGTAGTCCTCGCCGACAACCTTGCCGCCCAGCTGCTCCACCTGAGATTTGGTGATGGTGTTGGACGTGCGGGGGAAGACGTAGTCCGAACCCACGAGGAAGAAGGGCTTGCCAGCAGCAGGCGACTTCTCATACATGAACTTGGTGGCAGGCTCCGACTGCTGGTTCGGAGTCGCACCGGTGTAGAAGATGTTGTTGGAGCACTCCTGACCCTCGTACTGAATCGGGTAGTAGAGGAAAGCGTCCTTGGACTCGTAAACCGGCAGCATTTCCTTGCGGCTGGCGGAGGTCCAACCACCGAAGACCACGGGCACGTTGTCCTGGTCAATCAGCTTTTTGGACTTCTCAGCGAAGGTGGGCCAGGAGGAAGCACCGTCTTCAACGATGGTTTCGATGGTGTATTTCTTGCCATCCACTTCAACGCCACCGGCGGCGTTGATCTCTTCGATCGCCAACTCTTCGGTATCGACGAGCGTCTTCTCCGAGATCGCCATCGTGCCGGTCAGGGAGTGCAGGATGCCGACGGTGACGGTGCAGTTTTCGCCATTGTCATCGCACTTGGCATTGGTGCTGGCCTTCTCACCACCGCCACAGGCGGTCACAGCCAGACCCAGCGACGTTGCGGCGAGGCCGGCAAACAAACGCTTTGAGAGAGAGGAGCTCATGAAATGTGCAACACGGTGATGAACGGTCGTCTCACGACGAACGAACCATGACCATGCACTTCAGACGCACCACGAGAATGTATCAACTGGAACACTTCTGCCCTCCGGGTAGGCCGCGATCAGGAATTGGGTAACTGTCGATACACAAACTCAACGATGCGCTCCAGTCCCTCTCCGCTGTGGAGGTTGGCGAAGCACCAGGGACGCTCCCCGCGCATGGCCAGCGTGTCGCGCTCCATCACCGCCAGATCGGCGCCGACCAACGGGGCCAGATCAATCTTGTTGATCACCAGCAGATCCGATCGGGTGATACCAGGCCCGCCCTTGCGCGGAATCTTGTCGCCGGCCGCCACATCAATCACGTAGATGCAGAGATCCACCAGTTCCGGACTGAAGCTGGCCGCGAGATTGTCACCGCCGCTTTCCACCAGCACCAGATCCAGCCCAGGGAACTGATCCTCCAACTCGGCAACGGCTGC
This region of Synechococcus sp. NOUM97013 genomic DNA includes:
- a CDS encoding alpha-amylase family glycosyl hydrolase; this translates as MQSPRDETLRALLGNLYPGNSSGDLEELSSQLLQILGHAAVHADRSVDVEPWSGDDVVLITYADAVLGEQKPGLQGLSTFVNRHLRLFAPVIHVLPFLESTSDGGFAVASHERLASRHGEWSDLAALAEGRRLMADLVLNHVSASHPWVRQFLRDEAPGRFCVLEAEPDPCWDSVVRPRSSALFTRLQGPSGQRQVWTTFGPDQVDVNWRHPEVLLGFVRLLKQKLSHGVRWIRLDAVGFVWKEPHTDCIHRPEAHQLVEVLRHLMSHACGDGGVVVTETNVPEQENLSYLRSGREAHLAYNFPLPPLLLEAAISGSADLLNSWLARWPDLPKSTSLLNFTACHDGVGLRPLEGLMPQQRLLNLLIDCEQRGGLVSHRRLASGEEVPYEINISWWSAMADGGIDPAHLQRERFLLTHLLMLVLPGVPAFYLPAILATPNDLARFRISGHRRDLNRPQFKASTLERRLEDPESDATAVLTVMKQALARRAELPALHPDADMELLSPERMDRVVLRRTHGGQSLVAVHNMTSSRLTLDPARLGGDPETAWTDCFSGQVLDPRRLHALEPYAVLWLVQ
- a CDS encoding glycosyl transferase, which codes for MDFQQSLITTVHDYSLGNLDAIAFNKELKQRPTALLIPCLMEEFSRPALTLIRDTLASLTELTSLVIALSADSAEDVAEAERFFADMPFPVRVHWTNGPAVGEVLSSMASLGLDLTGPPGKGWAVWQGLGVACQDAEVIGLFDADIRTFGSGYPERMLRPLLDPSHGMAYVKAFYSRLSLETQALQGRATRLFVGPLLASLEQIFGPLPYLRYLQTFRYPLAGEFAFTRDLAMNLRIPSDWGLEMGLLSEVYRHVAPSRITQVDLGLFDHKHKGLGQKPNEGLQRMASEIFCTVLRSLMEHEGCVVSMDQLPTLEVLYRRVGEDRVRQFGLDSAINRLPYDRHGEELAVHRFADLLRPGLASLMESPIAHQLPSWSRLNSCNPSFADDLAQAGQADRSTYSTTTVRRPRRPNCETISPRPARPSRPSAPTAA
- a CDS encoding DUF1830 domain-containing protein, giving the protein MLECVYRNDTNRMVIVKLIGDQHFYREKVVMPMEVFWFEAPEQARLEIWQMSAQGQMLHVRADITDYVHVEETAAAKSA
- the urtE gene encoding urea ABC transporter ATP-binding subunit UrtE → MTTLLEIRGLNTFYGESHILRDVDLTVKAGEMVCLIGRNGVGKTTLLKSLIGLLSPRSGQISFDGRGLDRAAPHQRARAGLGYVPQGREIIPQLTVEENLLLGMEALPGGLGRNRRIDPIVYELFPVLQEFLPRKGGDLSGGQQQQLAIARALLGKPKLLLLDEPTEGIQPNIVQDIEAAVRRIIAETGIGVLLVEQHLHFVRQADRYYAMQRGGIVASGPTSELSQSVVDAFLSV
- the urtD gene encoding urea ABC transporter ATP-binding protein UrtD, with amino-acid sequence MSHALLELRQITVSFDGFLALRDLNLSLQPGELRAVIGPNGAGKTTFLDVITGKTPPTQGDVVFKGLSLLGTSEHRIARLGIGRKFQSPRVFEKLTVQENLALAVSRPKQPWPLLFGGLSAEQRDRVHHLMGIVNLQSRADWKAGSLSHGQKQWLEIAMLVGQDPDLLLVDEPVAGLTDEETDLTADLLKSLAGDHTVLVIEHDMEFIRRLESPVTVLHQGHVLCEGTMDQVQADQRVIDVYLGSTEEDNA
- the urtC gene encoding urea ABC transporter permease subunit UrtC encodes the protein MFQFLQQSRWRQLLLWVVIIAAIVAAPAVLSEFRLNLLGRFLALAIVALGIDLIWGFTGLLSLGQGIFFALGGYAAAMYLQLSSAGDLLNGIPEFFSLYGVSELPFFWHPFASPWFTLVAIWLVPGLLAAVLGGLVFRNRIKGVYFSILTQAALLVFYNFFNGQQKLINGTNGLQTPATKLFGQYVGSELMQRWFFWVTAVLVIGVWAFLRWVVRGRFGDVLIAIRDDEPRLRFAGFNPTFFKTIVFGVAGALAGIGGALYTVQSGSASPQFMEVPMSIDMVIWVAVGGRGTLVGAILGAVVINYAQSLVSEVYPQGWLFVQGGLFILVVTVLPEGVIGWFRGDGPGNAFNRVGSLLNQLGNQLIAWGNALIDTSFASTVTNRLGIALVRRGQSLNSLGIVRRSGTYPQLEFEGQEEVQP
- a CDS encoding branched-chain amino acid ABC transporter permease, with translation MQLLFESLFNGVAIGSVLLMAALGLAIVFGLMGVINLAHGELIMLGAYTTFVVQMIFKQPALASVYNLYVLVAIPIAFVVSGVVGVLLERTVIRRLYGNPLETLLATWGVSLILQQFVRSVPMANASGLILALVLGFGLPLFLPDRWLNGPRSRLVRAGSWGVAALFGVLLANGLGSWISRLAKPDSRNVDVTAPQWMRGGIDLLGMTVPVPRLVIIVVTLVAVVGVTWFLNRSAWGMRIRAVTQNRSMSDCLGIATDTVDVLTFGIGSGLAGVAGVAVSLLGSVGPNVGNSYIVGCFMVVVLGGVGNLFGTVLASFAIGWLTDLIGAGRLLTLWPDMPTPLAGAVTFFATTSMAQVMIFALIVVFLQFRPAGMFPQKGRMVEA
- the urtA gene encoding urea ABC transporter substrate-binding protein; translation: MSSSLSKRLFAGLAATSLGLAVTACGGGEKASTNAKCDDNGENCTVTVGILHSLTGTMAISEKTLVDTEELAIEEINAAGGVEVDGKKYTIETIVEDGASSWPTFAEKSKKLIDQDNVPVVFGGWTSASRKEMLPVYESKDAFLYYPIQYEGQECSNNIFYTGATPNQQSEPATKFMYEKSPAAGKPFFLVGSDYVFPRTSNTITKSQVEQLGGKVVGEDYLPLGNTEVAPIIAKIKKALPDGGVIINTLNGDQNVAFFKQIQDAGLTPANGYYVMSYSIAEEEISTIGPEFLEGHYGAWNYMMSIDTPASKKFAADFKAKYGEDRQVADPQESAYNMVYLWKAAVEKANSFDNDKVREALVGIEFDAPQGKVTVMPNHHLSQTVRIGQITKDGQFAILEETDGPIAPQAWNQIHPDSTGFACDWTDASKGGKYKL
- the ureG gene encoding urease accessory protein UreG; translated protein: MSSKLRLGVAGPVGSGKTALVEALCRRLRDHLQLAVVTNDIYTHEDAQFLTRVGALEPERIRGVETGGCPHTAIREDCSINRAAVAELEDQFPGLDLVLVESGGDNLAASFSPELVDLCIYVIDVAAGDKIPRKGGPGITRSDLLVINKIDLAPLVGADLAVMERDTLAMRGERPWCFANLHSGEGLERIVEFVYRQLPNS